A window of the Radiobacillus deserti genome harbors these coding sequences:
- a CDS encoding PadR family transcriptional regulator, with translation MIRSDIIRGHLESIILRLVFEQDRYGYEISKEISIRTEDRFQIKEATLYAVFQRLQKKELIESYVGDFTQGGKRKYYRITTLGKAYLRESVKEWKETKEIIDLFMEGLS, from the coding sequence ATGATTAGAAGCGATATTATTCGCGGCCATTTGGAATCGATTATTCTACGTCTTGTGTTCGAGCAAGACCGCTACGGCTATGAAATCTCCAAGGAGATAAGTATTCGAACGGAAGACCGATTTCAAATTAAAGAAGCCACCCTTTATGCAGTGTTTCAGCGCCTTCAAAAAAAGGAACTTATCGAATCCTACGTCGGGGATTTTACACAAGGTGGAAAACGAAAATATTACCGAATCACGACTCTTGGAAAGGCTTATCTTAGAGAATCGGTAAAGGAATGGAAAGAAACGAAGGAAATTATTGACCTATTTATGGAGGGATTATCATGA
- a CDS encoding nucleoside triphosphate pyrophosphohydrolase, giving the protein MPVYQKLVRDCIPKIIEQSGKAYKIERLDEKEYTLALQKKLQEEVKEYLEAEHDAHGLEELADILELLHGLAKTHDATIERVEEIRQEKARSRGSFDERIFLIEVED; this is encoded by the coding sequence ATGCCAGTCTATCAAAAATTAGTTCGAGACTGTATCCCCAAAATCATTGAACAATCGGGAAAAGCATATAAGATAGAACGTCTGGATGAAAAAGAGTACACACTAGCGCTTCAAAAAAAGCTACAAGAAGAAGTAAAGGAGTATTTAGAAGCGGAGCATGATGCGCATGGCTTAGAAGAATTAGCAGACATCCTTGAATTGTTGCATGGGCTGGCCAAAACGCATGATGCCACGATTGAAAGAGTGGAAGAGATTCGTCAGGAAAAAGCTAGAAGTCGCGGTAGCTTTGATGAACGGATTTTTCTTATTGAGGTTGAGGATTAA
- a CDS encoding permease prefix domain 1-containing protein, which yields MKKLKQHVDHLFSKMPVTEENNAMKQEVLENLEEKVIDLMAQGKSEEDAINKAIVDFGDLDDLKQEMGAMAEPEQASKDTKKINLMYSIWGSVLIIGLLVFINFYYSPDEIWFVYPTFGVLWWPLSTYFSWLRTK from the coding sequence ATGAAAAAATTAAAGCAGCATGTCGATCATTTGTTTAGCAAGATGCCAGTTACGGAAGAAAATAATGCGATGAAGCAGGAAGTATTAGAAAACCTAGAAGAAAAAGTGATTGATTTAATGGCACAAGGAAAATCAGAAGAAGATGCGATTAATAAAGCGATTGTCGATTTTGGTGATTTAGATGATTTAAAACAAGAAATGGGCGCAATGGCTGAACCTGAACAAGCATCCAAAGATACTAAAAAAATCAATCTTATGTACTCCATTTGGGGAAGTGTCTTAATCATCGGACTCCTAGTCTTCATCAACTTTTACTATTCACCAGATGAAATCTGGTTCGTCTATCCAACATTCGGCGTTTTATGGTGGCCGCTATCTACTTATTTCTCTTGGTTAAGAACGAAATAG